A section of the Oryza sativa Japonica Group chromosome 1, ASM3414082v1 genome encodes:
- the LOC4326495 gene encoding uncharacterized protein isoform X1 yields MRVKIRSKTQEFYRNFKCDDLIIVRTGTMKIHGFQTRFHLHHRACIEPRAISTYSYVYHSEQQREAMKQTLDVHRSLRPPMPMAQQQMDEFWRDRQKEIEMTKDFSEHMIPMARLKKIVSSQKGNMMMTFDMPAFLSKMCELFVQELAARAWACAQSHNRCIILDMDIAEAVASTESYDFLVDILHNHSVKQKSTPCSSTKRCRLVDQPSTSHIPHQHLLPQFAPTYTLAIPITPSLMPLISQCTPSSFPSLPQEKFPLMAPTPIVNRSMLFINNIARGLGLQGNNINAVANNNILDNIVGCSSPAVLASMMNPALLGPSGAPLNPPNSQSYNCTMDIINSNDACGSNNSSVIVANQANIAPSGHFYPIALQSSCSTFLHSNNNDTITAILEGVDISDIMHVTSDVDAATKVFSGQEEQHEKETNVEWHHQNEIYESIDIRIINATTRDGNKCSISWDELGMADDSLLDNFLEELQVRKDDVSDTRIAFNKDPFLDDAVLSNPSTSNGNK; encoded by the exons ATGCGGGTGAAGATCAGGTCGAAGACGCAGGAATTTTACAGGAATTTCAAATGCGACGATTTAATTATTGTACGGACCGGAACCATGAAAATTCATGGGTTTCAAACAAGGTTCCATCTACATCATCGTGCATGCATCGAGCCAAGGGCTATATCTACCTACAGCTAT GTATATCATTCAGAGCAACAAAGGGAAGCAATGAAGCAAACTTTGGATGTACATAGATCGTTGAGGCCACCAATGCCAATGGCTCAACAACAAATGGATGAATTTTGGAGGGACCGACAAAAGGAGATTGAGATGACAAAGGACTTCAGTGAGCACATGATCCCTATGGCCCGCTTGAAGAAGATCGTATCTTCTCAAAAGGGTAACATGATGATGACCTTTGACATGCCAGCGTTCTTATCAAAGATGTGTGAGCTCTTTGTACAAGAACTTGCTGCGCGTGCATGGGCATGTGCCCAATCTCATAACCGATGCATCATACTAGACATGGATATTGCTGAAGCCGTAGCCTCTACTGAGTCTTATGACTTTCTTGTTGATATCCTCCACAATCACAGTGTGAAGCAAAAATCCACTCCTTGTTCTTCCACCAAGCGTTGTAGGTTAGTTGATCAACCTTCTACATCTCACATTCCCCACCAACATCTGCTGCCACAGTTTGCTCCTACATATACTTTGGCCATCCCTATTACTCCTAGTTTAATGCCATTAATTTCTCAATGCACACCATCCTCTTTTCCATCCTTGCCACAAGAAAAGTTCCCATTGATGGCACCCACACCCATTGTGAATAGATCAATGTTGTTTATCAATAATATAGCAAGGGGTCTGGGCTTACAAGGAAACAATATCAATGCAGTTGCCAACAATAATATCCTAGACAATATTGTTGGTTGTAGTAGCCCTGCGGTTCTTGCAAGTATGATGAATCCTGCTTTACTTGGGCCTTCAGGGGCACCACTAAATCCTCCAAACTCCCAATCCTACAACTGCACAATGGATATAATTAACTCCAATGATGCTTGTGGTTCCAATAATAGTAGCGTAATTGTTGCAAATCAAGCAAATATTGCTCCCTCTGGCCATTTTTATCCCATTGCCCTTCAGTCCTCATGCTCGACGTTCTTACATAGTAACAACAATGACACGATTACTGCTATACTGGAGGGTGTAGATATTAGCGACATCATGCATGTTACAAGTGATGTTGATGCTGCTACAAAGGTTTTTAGTGGCCAAGAAGAACAACATGAGAAAGAAACTAATGTTGAGTGGCATCATCAAAATGAGATATATGAAAGTATTGATATAAGAATCATCAATGCTACTACTAGAGATGGTAATAAATGTAGTATTAGCTGGGATGAATTGGGAATGGCCGATGATTCGTTGCTAGATAATTTTTTGGAGGAGCTTCAAGTAAGAAAGGATGATGTTTCGGACACCAGGATTGCGTTCAACAAAGACCCATTCCTTGATGATGCTGTCTTGTCAAATCCAAGCACCAGTAATGGCAACAAGTAA
- the LOC4326495 gene encoding uncharacterized protein isoform X2 codes for MFILTSYCVHPHTTNQLVPVAHFCSCSSSKVYHSEQQREAMKQTLDVHRSLRPPMPMAQQQMDEFWRDRQKEIEMTKDFSEHMIPMARLKKIVSSQKGNMMMTFDMPAFLSKMCELFVQELAARAWACAQSHNRCIILDMDIAEAVASTESYDFLVDILHNHSVKQKSTPCSSTKRCRLVDQPSTSHIPHQHLLPQFAPTYTLAIPITPSLMPLISQCTPSSFPSLPQEKFPLMAPTPIVNRSMLFINNIARGLGLQGNNINAVANNNILDNIVGCSSPAVLASMMNPALLGPSGAPLNPPNSQSYNCTMDIINSNDACGSNNSSVIVANQANIAPSGHFYPIALQSSCSTFLHSNNNDTITAILEGVDISDIMHVTSDVDAATKVFSGQEEQHEKETNVEWHHQNEIYESIDIRIINATTRDGNKCSISWDELGMADDSLLDNFLEELQVRKDDVSDTRIAFNKDPFLDDAVLSNPSTSNGNK; via the exons ATGTTCATCCTCACATCATATTGTGTTCATCCTCATACCACCAACCAATTAGTGCCAGTAGCACATTTCTGCAGTTGTAGTTCAAGTAAG GTATATCATTCAGAGCAACAAAGGGAAGCAATGAAGCAAACTTTGGATGTACATAGATCGTTGAGGCCACCAATGCCAATGGCTCAACAACAAATGGATGAATTTTGGAGGGACCGACAAAAGGAGATTGAGATGACAAAGGACTTCAGTGAGCACATGATCCCTATGGCCCGCTTGAAGAAGATCGTATCTTCTCAAAAGGGTAACATGATGATGACCTTTGACATGCCAGCGTTCTTATCAAAGATGTGTGAGCTCTTTGTACAAGAACTTGCTGCGCGTGCATGGGCATGTGCCCAATCTCATAACCGATGCATCATACTAGACATGGATATTGCTGAAGCCGTAGCCTCTACTGAGTCTTATGACTTTCTTGTTGATATCCTCCACAATCACAGTGTGAAGCAAAAATCCACTCCTTGTTCTTCCACCAAGCGTTGTAGGTTAGTTGATCAACCTTCTACATCTCACATTCCCCACCAACATCTGCTGCCACAGTTTGCTCCTACATATACTTTGGCCATCCCTATTACTCCTAGTTTAATGCCATTAATTTCTCAATGCACACCATCCTCTTTTCCATCCTTGCCACAAGAAAAGTTCCCATTGATGGCACCCACACCCATTGTGAATAGATCAATGTTGTTTATCAATAATATAGCAAGGGGTCTGGGCTTACAAGGAAACAATATCAATGCAGTTGCCAACAATAATATCCTAGACAATATTGTTGGTTGTAGTAGCCCTGCGGTTCTTGCAAGTATGATGAATCCTGCTTTACTTGGGCCTTCAGGGGCACCACTAAATCCTCCAAACTCCCAATCCTACAACTGCACAATGGATATAATTAACTCCAATGATGCTTGTGGTTCCAATAATAGTAGCGTAATTGTTGCAAATCAAGCAAATATTGCTCCCTCTGGCCATTTTTATCCCATTGCCCTTCAGTCCTCATGCTCGACGTTCTTACATAGTAACAACAATGACACGATTACTGCTATACTGGAGGGTGTAGATATTAGCGACATCATGCATGTTACAAGTGATGTTGATGCTGCTACAAAGGTTTTTAGTGGCCAAGAAGAACAACATGAGAAAGAAACTAATGTTGAGTGGCATCATCAAAATGAGATATATGAAAGTATTGATATAAGAATCATCAATGCTACTACTAGAGATGGTAATAAATGTAGTATTAGCTGGGATGAATTGGGAATGGCCGATGATTCGTTGCTAGATAATTTTTTGGAGGAGCTTCAAGTAAGAAAGGATGATGTTTCGGACACCAGGATTGCGTTCAACAAAGACCCATTCCTTGATGATGCTGTCTTGTCAAATCCAAGCACCAGTAATGGCAACAAGTAA
- the LOC4326495 gene encoding uncharacterized protein isoform X3: protein MKQTLDVHRSLRPPMPMAQQQMDEFWRDRQKEIEMTKDFSEHMIPMARLKKIVSSQKGNMMMTFDMPAFLSKMCELFVQELAARAWACAQSHNRCIILDMDIAEAVASTESYDFLVDILHNHSVKQKSTPCSSTKRCRLVDQPSTSHIPHQHLLPQFAPTYTLAIPITPSLMPLISQCTPSSFPSLPQEKFPLMAPTPIVNRSMLFINNIARGLGLQGNNINAVANNNILDNIVGCSSPAVLASMMNPALLGPSGAPLNPPNSQSYNCTMDIINSNDACGSNNSSVIVANQANIAPSGHFYPIALQSSCSTFLHSNNNDTITAILEGVDISDIMHVTSDVDAATKVFSGQEEQHEKETNVEWHHQNEIYESIDIRIINATTRDGNKCSISWDELGMADDSLLDNFLEELQVRKDDVSDTRIAFNKDPFLDDAVLSNPSTSNGNK, encoded by the coding sequence ATGAAGCAAACTTTGGATGTACATAGATCGTTGAGGCCACCAATGCCAATGGCTCAACAACAAATGGATGAATTTTGGAGGGACCGACAAAAGGAGATTGAGATGACAAAGGACTTCAGTGAGCACATGATCCCTATGGCCCGCTTGAAGAAGATCGTATCTTCTCAAAAGGGTAACATGATGATGACCTTTGACATGCCAGCGTTCTTATCAAAGATGTGTGAGCTCTTTGTACAAGAACTTGCTGCGCGTGCATGGGCATGTGCCCAATCTCATAACCGATGCATCATACTAGACATGGATATTGCTGAAGCCGTAGCCTCTACTGAGTCTTATGACTTTCTTGTTGATATCCTCCACAATCACAGTGTGAAGCAAAAATCCACTCCTTGTTCTTCCACCAAGCGTTGTAGGTTAGTTGATCAACCTTCTACATCTCACATTCCCCACCAACATCTGCTGCCACAGTTTGCTCCTACATATACTTTGGCCATCCCTATTACTCCTAGTTTAATGCCATTAATTTCTCAATGCACACCATCCTCTTTTCCATCCTTGCCACAAGAAAAGTTCCCATTGATGGCACCCACACCCATTGTGAATAGATCAATGTTGTTTATCAATAATATAGCAAGGGGTCTGGGCTTACAAGGAAACAATATCAATGCAGTTGCCAACAATAATATCCTAGACAATATTGTTGGTTGTAGTAGCCCTGCGGTTCTTGCAAGTATGATGAATCCTGCTTTACTTGGGCCTTCAGGGGCACCACTAAATCCTCCAAACTCCCAATCCTACAACTGCACAATGGATATAATTAACTCCAATGATGCTTGTGGTTCCAATAATAGTAGCGTAATTGTTGCAAATCAAGCAAATATTGCTCCCTCTGGCCATTTTTATCCCATTGCCCTTCAGTCCTCATGCTCGACGTTCTTACATAGTAACAACAATGACACGATTACTGCTATACTGGAGGGTGTAGATATTAGCGACATCATGCATGTTACAAGTGATGTTGATGCTGCTACAAAGGTTTTTAGTGGCCAAGAAGAACAACATGAGAAAGAAACTAATGTTGAGTGGCATCATCAAAATGAGATATATGAAAGTATTGATATAAGAATCATCAATGCTACTACTAGAGATGGTAATAAATGTAGTATTAGCTGGGATGAATTGGGAATGGCCGATGATTCGTTGCTAGATAATTTTTTGGAGGAGCTTCAAGTAAGAAAGGATGATGTTTCGGACACCAGGATTGCGTTCAACAAAGACCCATTCCTTGATGATGCTGTCTTGTCAAATCCAAGCACCAGTAATGGCAACAAGTAA
- the LOC4326496 gene encoding dual specificity protein phosphatase PHS1, producing MEEGFVESGSFSRSSSFGGFEEWMALVRKRNGSGTPSSSSPQQPRSGGFAAQSSVSSEGLELGHPYSDAIDYSLSYQLPTTSLWDRLGRVTMMDIESSDFNWSSLSSLHHTKHTDTSTEPYEDDTSRSFEVTVNSGGVVFIALFKTSEYDDLPSKETAAVIKIAPSRMATQSERFGYELAKWLGVRTPQGRVIHNFSSEWHQMKDAVENARDAAISSCDELEEMICTEMLEALELSRCLFLMNYVHGSPLLENTMPFDSHDSAEKTAEALGRVLILDLVLRNEDRLRCRPLGWRGNYANLLVADRNAYANLDSLDDVYDSAIIRYKPEIIRSPQNRKPRRAVSISGSIGSDTSDLMLPDNPSQPEISSFHIIAIDSGVPRRPPACKRAKDQESYPKLVELTLNNWDYSSNLLFELSFGKLGIPGPEEFDVSSDLSYHSPLSESDMVAAVNSFRGGFRSALRDLQRFHIFLVTLYQKLDGLLKIFFNLMYKVLNEYDREDAGSSDSPCSTETHMDSHDSEVPKHMRRPSRTLSRDNFDLSSPSSRENFMIKNFKGSSDASRGLRLTMKLRDFNKYAKADGELCKEIEQWNDMLRTEVVKLCQDNSFNTGFFEGIDNSIAVDAYELKVRLEHILERISLISDAASTERPSQITDYLYIGGALAARSTYTLKHLGITHVLCLCANEIGQAESQQPDRFDYQNFSINDDENADISDVFQDASDFIDYVQHLHGKVLVHCFEGKSRSATVVLAYLMLRKKFTLLEAWNMLKKVHRRAHPNDGFAKVLLDLDKKLHGKISMEWHHRRPAMKVCPICGKNAGLSSSSLKLHLQKAHRKISSGSVDTAMSLEIQKAVEAIKAGRGGGDSPTHSAEKVTS from the exons ATGGAAGAGGGATTCGTGGAATCAGGATccttctcccgctcctcctccttc GGTGGGTTCGAGGAATGGATGGCGCTGGTGAGGAAACGCAATGGGAGTGGGacgccctcctcgtcgtctccgCAGCAGCCCAGGTCTGGTGGATTTGCTGCCCAATCTTCAGTCAG TTCAGAAGGACTAGAACTTGGTCACCCTTATAGCGATGCGATTGACTATAGCTTATCATACCAACTACCAACAACAAGCTTATGGGATAGGCTTGGGAGGGTTACTATGATGGACATCGAGTCAAGTGACTTCAACTGGAGCTCTCTCTCTTCACTGCACCATACAAAACATACTGATACTAGTACAGAACCCTACGAGGATGACACCAGCAGAAGTTTTGAG GTTACAGTAAATTCTGGAGGAGTTGTTTTCATTGCATTATTCAAAACATCTGAATATGATGACCTTCCGTCCAAGGAGACTGCAGCGGTCATTAAAATAGCGCCTTCAAGGATGGCCACTCAATCAGAACGCTTTGGCTATGAACTTGCGAAATGGCTTGGAGTGAGGACTCCTCAG GGCAGAGTGATTCACAACTTCTCATCTGAATGGCATCAAATGAAGGATGCAGTTGAGAACGCTCGGGATGCAGCGATATCTTCTTGTGATGAACTCGAGGAAATGATTTGCACTGAGATGCTAGAGGCGCTCGAATTGAGCCGATGCTTATTCCTAATGAA TTATGTACATGGCTCCCCTCTGCTAGAGAACACAATGCCATTTGATTCACATGATtctgctgaaaaaactgctGAAGCTTTAGGAAGGGTCTTGATACTGGACCTTGTACTGAGAAATGAAGACAGGTTGCGATGCCGCCCCCTTGGTTGGCGGGGAAATTACGCAAATTTACTTGTTGCCGACAGGAATGCTTATGCAAACCTCGATTCATTAGATGATGTTTATGATTCTGCAATCATTCGTTACAAGCCAGAGATCATCAGAAGCCCTCAGAATCGGAAGCCGAGAAGAGCAGTTTCAATAAGTGGCAGTATTGGCTCAGATACATCTGATCTCATGTTGCCGGACAATCCTAGTCAGCCTGAGATTTCCAGCTTTCACATCATAGCCATTGATTCAGGTGTTCCACGCAGACCGCCTGCTTGCAAACGGGCGAAAGATCAAGAGAGCTATCCAAAGCTTGTGGAACTTACACTCAACAATTGGGATTACTCTTCTAACCTTTTGTTTGAACTGTCATTTGGAAAACTCGGTATCCCAGGACCTGAAGAATTTGATGTGTCATCTGATCTTAGTTACCATTCTCCTCTGTCCGAAAGTGATATGGTAGCTGCGGTGAATTCCTTCCGAGGAGGTTTTCGTAGTGCTTTGAGGGACCTTCAACGATTCCACATTTTCCTTGTCACACTTTACCAGAAGCTGGATGGTCTATTGAAAATCTTTTTCAATCttatgtataaagtattaaatgaaTATGACAGGGAAGACGCTGGTTCATCTGATTCACCGTGTTCCACAGAGACACACATGGATTCACATGATTCTGAAGTTCCAAAGCATATGCGTAGGCCTTCCCGTACTTTATCCCGTGACAATTTTGACCTATCATCTCCTTCCAGTCGAGAGAACTTTATGATTAAGAATTTCAAAGGAAGCAGTGATGCTTCCCGTGGATTGCGGCTGACAATGAAACTACGGGATTTTAATAAGTATGCTAAG GCAGACGGTGAATTATGCAAAGAAATAGAACAATGGAATGACATGCTCAGGACAGAAGTTGTGAAATTGTGTCAAGACAACAGTTTTAACACGGGTTTCTTTGAAGGAATAGATAATAGCATTGCAGTTGATGCTTATGAATTGAAG GTTCGACTTGAGCACATTCTTGAGAGGATATCATTGATTTCTGATGCTGCAAGCACCGAGCGTCCCTCTCAGATCACGGATTATTTGTATATTGGTGGTGCTCTAGCTGCTCGGTCAACATATACACTTAAACACCTTGGCATAACCCATGTTTTATGCTTGTGCGCAAATGAAATTGGGCAAGCAGAATCTCAGCAGCCTGATCGTTTCGACTATCAGAACTTCTCA ATTAACGATGATGAAAATGCAGACATCAGTGATGTCTTCCAAGATGCTTCAGATTTCATTGATTATGTTCAACACCTACATGGCAAAGTACTCGTCCATTGTTTTGAAGGAAAAAGTCGGAGCGCAACTGTTGTTCTTGCTTACCTGATGCTGAGAAA AAAATTCACTCTTCTGGAAGCATGGAACATGCTAAAGAAGGTGCACCGACGAGCGCACCCGAACGACGGCTTCGCCAAGGTCTTGTTGGATCTTGACAAGAAACTGCATGGTAAAATCTCCATGGAGTGGCACCACAGGAGGCCTGCAATGAAGGTGTGCCCCATCTGCGGCAAGAACGCTGGGCTCAGCAGCAGCTCACTGAAGCTCCACCTGCAGAAGGCGCACCGGAAGATATCGTCGGGGAGCGTCGACACCGCCATGAGTCTGGAGATCCAGAAGGCGGTGGAGGCGATCAAGGctgggcgtggcggcggtgacaGCCCGACGCATAGCGCTGAGAAGGTTACTTCCTGA
- the LOC4326497 gene encoding glycine-rich domain-containing protein 1 isoform X1 — protein sequence MSGPGGREREAAGPAFSFSVDLVAAARRLLALLRSGDGERGGAGVVGPRSVRRYEELWMPLVAAEGAGGEAPMLVPPPDVRLVWLCHCFHHESYAAYCASRFGRLINRPSILDADNEEYAADHCRDVWAAHYPSEPFDLEDNETEGNSSNDKSASEIIEMVQRYTGLAARFASPFISEGVYHVAARRRYMRFLELIKKIVSTTQGNTRLVPSLDILLMWLAHQSFPVSYYADMAAMAVKDNVAKIVVGYGEVVSEEMVERTRVLWEEAYDEPYDMAGSEIDKAEVDAAREAFYWETAASEEDANRLYKGLQPRFIMEVYVFLKGEFDSEHTSKEFLRLRTQRCYRSLKLNIPLFNLSCKNWQKTWHLYCEFSTRGLIIEVRRSTSGCFRNSKLIKNISFSWSDMLHEKSLMLTEELDVRMKAMASITPPVQAPYLLKCVPDRVTDDGGAMISDVILRTKGYRPQEGRWLTRTVLDHSRKECFVIRIRIGRGIWRRGAETPIAVKWEDRIIEIREGSWSYIANASSVGYAPEKVVGTATPEKDQQDSKVVWRFSTGDVLTVKLGDDLNFHIRNESSGEEARLLVGRRLNYRINKESTLNDRNDEEEYLTLVRTSPDHLGDRATMLLNWKLLAVEFLPEEDAVFVLLLCMAIARTMTEIRREDVSGLLVRRRICEAKVGQRDWGSVMLPNSPSLDPHLQPWYRNAAHVLSSAETASNRVMLMKYSPADGKDELYRKALIP from the exons ATGTCCGGCCCCGGCgggcgggagcgggaggcggcggggcccGCGTTCTCCTTCTCCGTCGACCTCGTGGCGGCCGCGCGCCGGCTGCTCGCGCTCCTCCGCTCCGGGGACGGGGAGCGGGGTGGAGCTGGGGTGGTGGGGCCGCGGTCCGTGCGGAGGTACGAGGAGCTGTGGATGCCGCtcgtggcggcggagggggcgggaggggaggcgccgaTGCTGGTGCCGCCGCCCGACGTGCGGCTCGTCTGGCTCTGCCACTGCTTCCACCAT GAGAGCTATGCTGCTTACTGTGCATCAAGGTTTGGACGCCTCATCAACCGTCCGTCGATCCTTGATGCTGATAATGAAGAATATGCCGCTGACCACTGTCGGGATGTCTGGGCTGCACACTATCCATCGGAGCCATTTGATCTTGAAGATAATGAAACTGAAGGAAACAGTAGTAATGACAAATCTGCTAGTGAAATTATCGAAATGGTTCAAAGATATACTGGCCTAGCAGCCCGCTTTGCCTCACCCTTCATCTCAGAAGGTGTCTATCATGTTGCTGCTAGGCGGAGATACATGCGTTTCCTTGAACTTATCAAGAAAATTGTGAGTACAACCCAAGGAAACACGCGGCTGGTGCCTAGCCTGGACATACTGCTAATGTGGCTTGCTCACCAG AGTTTCCCAGTGAGCTATTACGCAGACATGGCAGCGATGGCCGTCAAGGATAATGTTGCAAAAATAGTTGTGGGTTATGGGGAAGTGGTGAGTGAAGAGATGGTGGAGAGAACAAGGGTATTGTGGGAGGAGGCATACGATGAACCATACGATATGGCTGGATCAGAGATTGATAAAGCAGAAGTTGATGCAGCGAGAGAAGCATTCTATTGGGAGACAGCAGCATCAGAAGAGGATGCTAATCGACTGTACAAAGGGCTGCAACCTAGGTTCATTATGGAG GTATATGTGTTCCTGAAAGGAGAATTTGACAGTGAACACACCAGTAAGGAATTCTTACGTTTGCGGACACAGAGGTGTTACAGATCACTAAAGCTCAACATACCACTGTTCAATTTATCCTGCAAAAACTGGCAAAAAACATGGCACCTATATTGTGAGTTTTCAACAAGAGGCCTCATCATTGAGGTCAGACGCAGCACAAGTGGGTGCTTCAGGAACAGCAAGCTCATCAAGAACATCTCATTCTCATGGAGTGATATGTTGCATGAGAAATCCCTCATGCTTACAGAGGAGCTTGATGTTAGGATGAAAGCAATGGCATCAATCACCCCTCCGGTTCAAGCACCATACTTGTTGAAGTGCGTACCTGACCGAGTTACCGATGATGGTGGGGCTATGATTTCTGATGTCATATTGCGGACAAAAGGTTACCGTCCACAAGAAGGACGATGGCTGACTCGCACGGTGCTTGATCATAGTAGGAAAGAATGTTTTGTCATTCGGATAAG AATAGGCAGAGGGATTTGGCGGAGAGGTGCTGAAACTCCCATAGCAGTGAAATGGGAGGACAGAATCATTGAGATTAGAGAGGGTTCATGGTCATACATTGCAAATGCAAGCTCCGTCGGTTATGCTCCTG AGAAGGTGGTGGGAACAGCAACCCCAGAAAAAGATCAACAGGACAGCAAGGTGGTTTGGCGCTTTTCAACTGGAGATGTACTGACGGTAAAGTTGGGAGATGACTTAAACTTCCATATTCGAAATGAAAGCTCAGGAGAAGAG GCAAGGCTTCTTGTAGGGAGGAGATTGAACTACAGAATAAACAAGGAAAGCACATTAAATGACCGCAATGATGAGGAGGAATACCTTACCCTAGTTCGTACATCACCTGATCATCTAGGTGACAGAGCAACTATGCTCCTCAACTGGAAACTACTTGCGGTAGAATTCTTACCTGAAGAGGATGCAGTTTTTGTGCTTCTCCTGTGCATGGCAATCGCACGAACCATGACAGAGATTAGGAGAGAAGATGTATCTGGGCTTTTGGTACGACGAAGAATATGTGAAGCGAAGGTTGGGCAGAGAGACTGGGGTTCAGTGATGCTCCCAAACTCACCTTCTCTTGATCCTCATTTGCAACCGTGGTATCGGAATGCAGCGCATGTATTAAGCTCTGCAGAAACAGCGTCTAACAGGGTGATGCTTATGAAGTATTCACCTGCTGATGGCAAGGATGAGTTGTACAGGAAAGCTCTTATACCTTAA
- the LOC4326497 gene encoding glycine-rich domain-containing protein 1 isoform X2 gives MSGPGGREREAAGPAFSFSVDLVAAARRLLALLRSGDGERGGAGVVGPRSVRRYEELWMPLVAAEGAGGEAPMLVPPPDVRLVWLCHCFHHESYAAYCASRFGRLINRPSILDADNEEYAADHCRDVWAAHYPSEPFDLEDNETEGNSSNDKSASEIIEMVQRYTGLAARFASPFISEGVYHVAARRRYMRFLELIKKIVSTTQGNTRLVPSLDILLMWLAHQSFPVSYYADMAAMAVKDNVAKIVVGYGEVVSEEMVERTRVLWEEAYDEPYDMAGSEIDKAEVDAAREAFYWETAASEEDANRLYKGLQPRFIMEVYVFLKGEFDSEHTSKEFLRLRTQRCYRSLKLNIPLFNLSCKNWQKTWHLYCEFSTRGLIIEVRRSTSGCFRNSKLIKNISFSWSDMLHEKSLMLTEELDVRMKAMASITPPVQAPYLLKCVPDRVTDDGGAMISDVILRTKGYRPQEGRWLTRTVLDHSRKECFVIRIRIGRGIWRRGAETPIAVKWEDRIIEIREGSWSYIANASSVGYAPGGGNSNPRKRSTGQQGGLALFNWRCTDGKVGR, from the exons ATGTCCGGCCCCGGCgggcgggagcgggaggcggcggggcccGCGTTCTCCTTCTCCGTCGACCTCGTGGCGGCCGCGCGCCGGCTGCTCGCGCTCCTCCGCTCCGGGGACGGGGAGCGGGGTGGAGCTGGGGTGGTGGGGCCGCGGTCCGTGCGGAGGTACGAGGAGCTGTGGATGCCGCtcgtggcggcggagggggcgggaggggaggcgccgaTGCTGGTGCCGCCGCCCGACGTGCGGCTCGTCTGGCTCTGCCACTGCTTCCACCAT GAGAGCTATGCTGCTTACTGTGCATCAAGGTTTGGACGCCTCATCAACCGTCCGTCGATCCTTGATGCTGATAATGAAGAATATGCCGCTGACCACTGTCGGGATGTCTGGGCTGCACACTATCCATCGGAGCCATTTGATCTTGAAGATAATGAAACTGAAGGAAACAGTAGTAATGACAAATCTGCTAGTGAAATTATCGAAATGGTTCAAAGATATACTGGCCTAGCAGCCCGCTTTGCCTCACCCTTCATCTCAGAAGGTGTCTATCATGTTGCTGCTAGGCGGAGATACATGCGTTTCCTTGAACTTATCAAGAAAATTGTGAGTACAACCCAAGGAAACACGCGGCTGGTGCCTAGCCTGGACATACTGCTAATGTGGCTTGCTCACCAG AGTTTCCCAGTGAGCTATTACGCAGACATGGCAGCGATGGCCGTCAAGGATAATGTTGCAAAAATAGTTGTGGGTTATGGGGAAGTGGTGAGTGAAGAGATGGTGGAGAGAACAAGGGTATTGTGGGAGGAGGCATACGATGAACCATACGATATGGCTGGATCAGAGATTGATAAAGCAGAAGTTGATGCAGCGAGAGAAGCATTCTATTGGGAGACAGCAGCATCAGAAGAGGATGCTAATCGACTGTACAAAGGGCTGCAACCTAGGTTCATTATGGAG GTATATGTGTTCCTGAAAGGAGAATTTGACAGTGAACACACCAGTAAGGAATTCTTACGTTTGCGGACACAGAGGTGTTACAGATCACTAAAGCTCAACATACCACTGTTCAATTTATCCTGCAAAAACTGGCAAAAAACATGGCACCTATATTGTGAGTTTTCAACAAGAGGCCTCATCATTGAGGTCAGACGCAGCACAAGTGGGTGCTTCAGGAACAGCAAGCTCATCAAGAACATCTCATTCTCATGGAGTGATATGTTGCATGAGAAATCCCTCATGCTTACAGAGGAGCTTGATGTTAGGATGAAAGCAATGGCATCAATCACCCCTCCGGTTCAAGCACCATACTTGTTGAAGTGCGTACCTGACCGAGTTACCGATGATGGTGGGGCTATGATTTCTGATGTCATATTGCGGACAAAAGGTTACCGTCCACAAGAAGGACGATGGCTGACTCGCACGGTGCTTGATCATAGTAGGAAAGAATGTTTTGTCATTCGGATAAG AATAGGCAGAGGGATTTGGCGGAGAGGTGCTGAAACTCCCATAGCAGTGAAATGGGAGGACAGAATCATTGAGATTAGAGAGGGTTCATGGTCATACATTGCAAATGCAAGCTCCGTCGGTTATGCTCCTG GTGGTGGGAACAGCAACCCCAGAAAAAGATCAACAGGACAGCAAGGTGGTTTGGCGCTTTTCAACTGGAGATGTACTGACGGTAAAGTTGGGAGATGA